Proteins encoded together in one Chitinophaga sp. LS1 window:
- the tnpA gene encoding IS66 family insertion sequence element accessory protein TnpA, producing the protein MRKKQIRKSLPGSPLKVDMAFHVRQQPDSGMIISEYCRAHQISEGSFYYWLKKTNNTSPVPSSPPAILPVKIVASSNEPVNSNLFAEVRGIAIYQPVPAEYLLTLLNH; encoded by the coding sequence ATGCGAAAGAAGCAAATTCGAAAATCTCTTCCTGGTTCTCCCTTAAAAGTAGACATGGCCTTCCACGTTCGTCAGCAGCCTGATTCCGGCATGATTATTAGCGAATACTGCAGGGCTCATCAAATAAGTGAAGGCAGTTTTTATTACTGGTTAAAGAAAACAAACAATACTTCACCGGTTCCATCATCTCCACCAGCAATACTTCCCGTAAAAATTGTAGCATCATCAAATGAGCCTGTTAATTCAAACTTATTTGCTGAAGTGCGCGGTATTGCAATTTATCAACCTGTGCCTGCAGAATATTTACTCACCTTGCTAAATCATTAG
- a CDS encoding PDDEXK nuclease domain-containing protein: protein MQGQQFIGAFVARQQHIVTDTSDFYIDLVFYNYYLKCFVLLELKTHKLTHEAIGQMDMYVRMYDDLKKSDDDNPTIGIILCTEKDETIVKYSVLAENQKLFASKYRLYLPDENELKQLIEEDRIRYELDSKL, encoded by the coding sequence ATGCAAGGACAACAGTTTATAGGAGCATTTGTGGCCCGCCAACAGCATATCGTTACTGATACTTCTGATTTTTACATTGATCTGGTTTTTTATAATTATTATTTGAAGTGTTTCGTATTACTCGAGTTAAAAACACATAAACTTACTCATGAAGCCATTGGTCAGATGGATATGTACGTAAGAATGTATGATGATTTGAAGAAGAGCGATGATGATAACCCTACGATTGGTATTATTTTGTGTACAGAAAAGGATGAGACTATCGTAAAATATTCTGTATTGGCAGAAAATCAAAAGTTGTTTGCTAGCAAATATCGATTATATCTTCCTGACGAAAATGAACTAAAGCAATTGATTGAAGAAGATAGGATAAGATATGAGCTTGATAGTAAATTATAG
- a CDS encoding LysR family transcriptional regulator, with protein MVNLEWYRTFKAVYQTGSLTAAAKALFISQPNVSQHLSALEAHVGKPLFERKPRLVPTDYGKLFYTQIVESLEKLEEVEIDFKAICCLSQLPIIRVGAVKEFFHAISSRLITNIPSSLIVSFGLTKDLVAMLPKGELDFVIATQKVETKNLIYEPVLTENFVIVGNPSMDTSTFDKYVKKKDWKMVEEWLLEQVWFAYSSDLPIIRRFWLNNFRKRPAIKPRFTIPDMQVILAGISGGSGLTITADYLATELINEKKTKLIWKGDVTTENTLFLVYDKTRVTTEQIKIARMLYAAF; from the coding sequence ATGGTTAATTTAGAATGGTACAGGACATTTAAGGCAGTATATCAGACTGGTTCGCTTACCGCTGCCGCAAAAGCCCTGTTTATATCACAGCCTAATGTGAGCCAACATTTATCGGCACTGGAAGCACATGTGGGCAAACCACTTTTTGAAAGAAAACCCCGGCTGGTACCCACAGATTATGGCAAATTGTTTTACACCCAGATCGTCGAATCATTAGAAAAACTGGAAGAAGTGGAGATAGATTTCAAGGCAATCTGCTGCCTTTCGCAACTTCCTATTATCAGGGTAGGTGCTGTTAAAGAATTCTTCCATGCTATTTCCTCCAGACTCATTACAAATATTCCATCCAGTCTGATAGTTTCTTTTGGCCTTACCAAAGATCTTGTAGCCATGCTTCCCAAAGGAGAACTTGACTTTGTCATTGCTACCCAAAAAGTGGAAACAAAGAATCTTATTTATGAACCTGTTTTGACAGAGAATTTTGTGATTGTCGGAAATCCTTCAATGGATACCTCAACGTTTGATAAGTATGTTAAGAAAAAGGATTGGAAAATGGTGGAAGAATGGTTGCTTGAGCAGGTATGGTTTGCATACAGTTCCGATCTGCCTATTATCCGCAGGTTCTGGCTTAATAATTTCAGGAAACGTCCGGCTATTAAGCCAAGATTTACAATTCCTGATATGCAGGTTATTCTGGCCGGCATAAGTGGTGGGTCGGGCTTAACTATTACGGCGGATTACCTTGCCACTGAGCTTATTAATGAAAAGAAGACGAAATTAATCTGGAAAGGGGATGTTACTACTGAAAACACTTTATTTCTGGTATACGACAAAACAAGGGTAACAACAGAACAGATAAAAATAGCCCGCATGTTATATGCTGCGTTTTAA
- a CDS encoding serine hydrolase domain-containing protein: protein MKTIASFFVLTWFCISTAYKVYAQTNTLQTQRIDNLAKALIDKKQAAGIDILILKDGKPFYSKAFGYADVERKLPMHTDHIFRIASQTKAITSLAAMMLWEEGRFMLDEPVSKYIPDFRNTRVLDKFNASDSTYTTIPALREITIRDLFRHTSGLSYPVFSGNPEINAIYAKAGIATGIGSKGSLKDQIALLAKQPLVNQPGDRFTYGLNSDVLGYLVEIWSGLPLDEFFYKRIFEPLEMKDTYFHLPQQKADRLVALSVKNKSDSNYKNVNKLIYEGNDPNYPLMKNIYLSGGAGLVSTTADYAKFLTLFLNNGQVGGKRLIGAKTLELMITNQLANNIIRPGSLQFGLGVALVTPENKFMQAISIGSFYWGGIFNTHYWVDPKENLIGLIYTQEYDAYSEDIGHLFKNVIYSTLDNH, encoded by the coding sequence ATGAAAACAATAGCATCTTTTTTTGTCCTTACATGGTTCTGTATAAGTACGGCTTATAAAGTATATGCGCAAACTAATACACTGCAAACCCAGCGAATTGATAACCTCGCAAAAGCACTCATCGATAAAAAACAGGCTGCTGGTATTGATATCCTGATTCTTAAAGATGGGAAACCGTTTTACAGTAAGGCTTTTGGCTATGCAGATGTAGAACGGAAGCTCCCAATGCATACCGATCACATTTTTCGTATTGCCTCTCAAACCAAAGCGATAACCAGTCTGGCCGCTATGATGCTTTGGGAAGAAGGTAGGTTCATGTTAGATGAGCCGGTATCGAAGTATATACCGGACTTTAGAAATACAAGAGTGCTGGACAAATTCAATGCTTCCGACAGCACTTATACAACTATTCCTGCCTTAAGGGAGATCACCATACGGGATCTTTTCAGACATACATCAGGGCTCTCTTATCCAGTCTTTTCCGGCAACCCGGAGATCAACGCCATTTATGCCAAAGCAGGAATCGCTACAGGCATTGGCAGCAAAGGAAGCCTGAAAGATCAAATAGCATTACTTGCTAAACAACCATTGGTGAATCAGCCTGGCGACAGATTTACTTATGGACTGAATAGTGATGTGCTGGGCTATCTCGTTGAAATCTGGAGCGGCTTACCATTGGATGAATTCTTCTATAAGCGCATCTTTGAGCCACTGGAAATGAAGGATACCTACTTTCATCTTCCTCAACAAAAAGCAGATCGTCTGGTAGCACTTTCGGTGAAGAATAAGAGTGACAGCAATTATAAAAATGTCAATAAGCTCATTTATGAAGGTAATGACCCCAACTATCCTCTCATGAAGAACATATATCTCTCAGGAGGTGCAGGATTGGTTTCCACGACGGCTGACTATGCAAAGTTTCTTACCTTATTTCTTAACAATGGGCAGGTTGGCGGAAAAAGATTGATTGGCGCAAAGACTTTGGAGCTGATGATAACAAATCAACTTGCTAATAATATAATCAGGCCCGGATCGCTTCAGTTCGGATTAGGAGTTGCCTTGGTTACTCCGGAGAACAAATTTATGCAAGCCATCAGCATTGGTTCTTTTTATTGGGGAGGGATATTTAACACTCATTATTGGGTTGATCCGAAGGAAAACCTGATTGGCCTGATTTATACGCAGGAATATGATGCCTACTCCGAAGACATCGGGCATTTATTTAAAAACGTGATTTATTCCACACTTGACAACCATTAA
- a CDS encoding MFS transporter encodes MIKNVAYIGCLGMMGVITTEFGVIGILPQIAGYYHISIEKAGVLLSAFALVISVTGPFMTLLTSGFDRKKVMMIAISVFLITGIVSSFAPSFWLLLLVRILPAFLQPVYIAVAIAAATSGVPEKNKNEMMGIVLGGIAITMVTTVPIATYLASRLSWQVSFMVQAAVTLIALFAIWKGLAPMPVLEKRSYGSQLKILTRTTFIISIAMNFFMIAAWFSTYSYFADYLNKTKNMTPEMVSYMLLLFGITGVFSNWLSGKMLGKSVPKTTALFLSGTIIIPFALYLSDGSTTATIAVIALWGFFYAPCFLNASAYMISAAPDALEFANSLATSFGNLGVAVGTTVSGWFIFYKGIVIAPWVGAAFGITSLVMIGLRAACYRSGSNKNY; translated from the coding sequence ATGATAAAAAATGTTGCCTACATCGGATGCCTGGGCATGATGGGTGTTATTACCACTGAATTTGGAGTAATCGGCATTTTACCTCAAATAGCCGGATACTATCATATTTCCATAGAAAAGGCAGGTGTATTATTGAGTGCTTTTGCATTGGTGATATCTGTTACAGGACCTTTTATGACATTACTGACATCCGGCTTCGATCGAAAAAAAGTAATGATGATAGCAATTTCTGTTTTTCTGATAACAGGAATAGTTTCCTCATTTGCTCCTTCATTTTGGTTGCTCTTATTAGTGAGGATATTGCCTGCATTTTTACAGCCAGTTTATATTGCGGTTGCTATCGCTGCTGCAACTTCAGGCGTACCAGAGAAAAATAAAAATGAAATGATGGGGATAGTATTAGGCGGCATTGCTATTACAATGGTTACTACGGTACCTATTGCAACCTATCTGGCAAGCAGACTTAGCTGGCAAGTGTCCTTTATGGTACAGGCTGCAGTAACCCTGATAGCACTATTTGCTATTTGGAAAGGGCTGGCACCTATGCCAGTCCTTGAAAAGAGATCCTATGGAAGCCAGTTGAAAATACTTACCCGGACTACCTTTATCATCAGTATAGCAATGAACTTTTTCATGATTGCTGCCTGGTTTTCTACATACAGTTATTTTGCCGATTACCTGAACAAAACTAAAAACATGACTCCTGAAATGGTAAGCTATATGCTGCTACTATTTGGCATAACAGGCGTTTTCTCAAACTGGCTTTCCGGAAAGATGCTTGGCAAAAGTGTTCCGAAAACAACTGCATTATTCTTATCGGGTACAATTATTATTCCCTTTGCATTATATCTCTCAGACGGCAGTACGACAGCAACCATTGCCGTAATAGCTTTGTGGGGATTTTTTTATGCTCCCTGCTTCTTAAATGCATCCGCTTATATGATTTCTGCGGCCCCTGATGCTTTGGAGTTTGCCAATAGTTTGGCTACGTCATTTGGTAATCTGGGTGTAGCAGTGGGCACTACGGTAAGTGGATGGTTCATCTTTTATAAGGGGATCGTGATTGCTCCCTGGGTTGGAGCTGCCTTTGGTATAACTTCTTTAGTAATGATTGGCCTTAGAGCCGCTTGCTACCGATCAGGTTCAAATAAAAATTACTGA
- a CDS encoding Fic family protein codes for MKRVGKYLPNPNILLYAVILKEASVSSEIENVITTQDKLYQALSADASLIDPATKELSRYREEVLYGFNFIRQKGFLNTNSIVSIQQKLEENNAGIRKLPGTALRNGAIGEVIYTSPDDYDTILNLMKNLEEYLNDKDDLSPLIKLAVQHYQFESIHPFYNGNGRTGRPKRDRFYQTTKAVEKVVYLSLMQAQKKWTMPQRECPNMLLQFINSFGQERCNLFKSKNDSLHS; via the coding sequence ATTAAAAGGGTTGGTAAATATTTACCCAACCCCAATATTTTGCTCTATGCAGTTATATTAAAAGAAGCAAGTGTTAGTTCAGAGATTGAAAATGTTATTACCACTCAGGATAAGCTTTATCAGGCATTATCTGCTGATGCATCCTTAATTGATCCGGCAACGAAGGAGTTGTCTCGCTATCGGGAAGAAGTTTTATATGGATTCAATTTTATCAGGCAGAAAGGATTTTTAAACACCAACTCAATTGTCAGTATTCAACAAAAGCTGGAAGAGAATAATGCAGGTATACGAAAATTACCAGGAACAGCATTGCGTAATGGAGCTATAGGAGAAGTTATTTACACTTCCCCTGATGACTATGATACCATCCTTAATCTGATGAAAAACCTGGAAGAATATTTAAATGATAAAGATGATCTTTCTCCCCTTATTAAACTGGCAGTGCAACATTATCAGTTTGAAAGTATTCATCCCTTCTATAATGGTAATGGTCGTACCGGAAGACCAAAGCGAGATCGATTTTACCAAACGACCAAGGCTGTAGAAAAGGTGGTATATTTAAGTCTAATGCAGGCACAAAAAAAATGGACCATGCCCCAAAGGGAATGCCCCAATATGTTATTACAATTTATTAATAGTTTTGGTCAAGAGCGATGCAACCTCTTCAAATCTAAGAACGATAGTTTACACAGTTAA